In Longimicrobium sp., the DNA window CGCTCGCGCGCATCCTCATGTGCGGGGCGCTCGCTAGCCTTCCGCAGATGTTGTACCTGAGGTGACGAAATAGCGCTGTTGTCGCGCCGGTTCTTGCGCATCAACGTGCACGGGACTCCATTGCCGTCCGCCCCCTTTCTAGTGAATAGGTTCCGAGTGCCCGGCCCAAGCTCCTCGGCCAAGTTCGGCAGGCCGCACGCCTGAAGACCGAGCGGATTACACAAAGCGGGGTCGCTGCCGGTAGCCAACCCGGCCCCGCGGCCTCGCCGCGGGGCCGGTCACTTTTGGATGGACGTAACGCCTTACTCAGCCGTGCGAGGTCGCCGGCTGGCGGATGGGGATGTCGCGGCTGCCCTTGAGGATCGCCTTCTTCACCTCGCCGATCGCCTTGGTGATGCGGATCTCGCGGGGGCAGGCCTCGGTGCAGTTGAAGATGGTGCGGCAGCGCCACACCCCCTCGCGGTCGTTCAGAATGTCCAGGCGCTCGCCCGAGTTCGTGTCGCGCGAGTCGAAGATGAAGCGGTGCGCGTTCACGATGGCCGCCGGGCCCACGAAGTTCTCGTCGGCCCAGAAGCTGGGGCAGCTGGTGGTGCAGGCCGCGCACAGGATGCACTTGGTGGTGTCGTCGAACTTTTCGCGGTCGTCCACCGATTGCAGGCGCTCGCGGCCCGTGGAAGGTACCGGCGAGTCGTTGATCAGGAACGGCAGCACGGAGCGGTACTGGGCGAAGAAGGGCTCCATGTCGACCACCATGTCCTTGATCACGCGAAAGCCCATCAGCGGCTCGATGGTCACGTGCTCGCCCACGTCGCGGATCAGCACCTTGCAGGCAAGGCGGTTCACGCCGTTGATGCGCATGGCGTCGGACCCGCAGATGCCGTGGGCGCAGCTGCGCCGGTAGGTGAGCGAGCCGTCCTCGTACCACTTCACCTGGTTCAGCGCGTCGAGCACGCGGTCCGTGGGATCGGCCGTCACCGTGTACTCGCGGTACACCGGCTTCTCGTCGACGTCCGGGTTGAAGCGGAACAGGCGCAGCGTGATCCGCTTGCCCGTCGCGAGCTTCGCCGCCGCCTTGCCGCCCCCGCCGGCACTGGGCTTGATCGTCTTCGGCGCCGCCATCAGTACACCCTCTCCTTGGGCTGGAACTGGGTGATGGTCACCGGCTTGTAGGTGATGTCCATCTCCCCGTCACGCTGCGTGACGAACGTGTGCTTCAGCCAGTTGGCGTCGTCGCGCGTCTCGTAGTCTTCGCGCATGTGCGCGCCGCGGCTCTCGGTGCGGTTCAGCGCGGAAAGCGCCGTCACCTCGGCCAGGTCCAGCAGGTTGGCGAGCTCCCACGCCTCGAGCAGGTCGGTGTTGAAGCGCGTTCCCTTGTCGCTCA includes these proteins:
- a CDS encoding succinate dehydrogenase iron-sulfur subunit — protein: MAAPKTIKPSAGGGGKAAAKLATGKRITLRLFRFNPDVDEKPVYREYTVTADPTDRVLDALNQVKWYEDGSLTYRRSCAHGICGSDAMRINGVNRLACKVLIRDVGEHVTIEPLMGFRVIKDMVVDMEPFFAQYRSVLPFLINDSPVPSTGRERLQSVDDREKFDDTTKCILCAACTTSCPSFWADENFVGPAAIVNAHRFIFDSRDTNSGERLDILNDREGVWRCRTIFNCTEACPREIRITKAIGEVKKAILKGSRDIPIRQPATSHG